One window of Botrimarina mediterranea genomic DNA carries:
- a CDS encoding DUF1559 family PulG-like putative transporter, which translates to MSLHPKRSAFTLVELLVVIAIIGILVALLLPAVQAAREAARRNACTNNLKQLGLAALNYESARKMLPPGYLGSPLFGKPWEDDPLVNGVVELQQGIGVLVFMLPYVEEQSLFDQFTEQYSISVDSNDTWYFNDDYDNFRRRRLSGTNIDSFRCPSLSNEPPQSAYLDKMYFIATVSDLVRKSGGNNPAIVAQGLTSYAGVTGVVGTAGPQDVITDAAGLPYPALGTRSIRTELLGVFGRRSETPLAKVIDGTSKTLMFGEAPGTFGTNAGDTFDWSSGQYDGFIQGFAWAGWACIPTYFGLDPSDADGEPNPEARYQTHWRQFGSVHSGGVVLFTMADGSVHGLTKDIDLATYHNLSTMKGEEPASLP; encoded by the coding sequence ATGTCTCTTCATCCGAAGCGATCGGCGTTTACGCTTGTCGAGCTGCTGGTTGTGATCGCGATCATCGGCATCCTCGTGGCGCTGCTCTTGCCGGCCGTTCAGGCGGCGCGGGAGGCGGCTCGGCGGAACGCCTGCACGAACAACCTCAAGCAGCTCGGCTTGGCGGCCCTCAACTACGAGTCGGCGCGAAAGATGCTGCCTCCGGGGTACCTGGGGTCGCCCCTCTTCGGCAAGCCTTGGGAAGACGACCCCCTCGTGAACGGCGTTGTGGAGTTGCAGCAAGGGATCGGCGTCTTGGTGTTTATGCTTCCTTACGTCGAAGAGCAGTCGCTCTTCGACCAATTCACTGAGCAGTACTCCATCTCCGTCGATTCCAATGACACGTGGTATTTCAACGACGACTACGACAATTTTCGTCGTCGTCGGCTTTCGGGCACAAACATTGACTCATTCCGTTGCCCCTCGCTGTCGAACGAGCCGCCGCAATCGGCTTACCTAGACAAGATGTACTTCATCGCCACTGTAAGCGACTTGGTTCGAAAGTCTGGAGGCAACAATCCGGCTATCGTTGCTCAGGGACTGACGAGTTACGCCGGTGTCACGGGCGTCGTCGGAACAGCGGGGCCACAAGATGTTATTACCGACGCCGCCGGGCTTCCGTACCCCGCTCTAGGAACGCGCAGCATCAGGACTGAGCTGCTCGGCGTCTTCGGGCGTCGCAGCGAAACCCCGCTCGCCAAGGTGATTGACGGCACTTCCAAGACCTTGATGTTCGGGGAAGCGCCTGGCACCTTCGGCACGAACGCCGGCGACACGTTTGACTGGTCGTCCGGACAATACGACGGCTTTATCCAAGGCTTCGCCTGGGCGGGCTGGGCGTGCATCCCGACTTACTTCGGCCTTGACCCTAGCGACGCCGACGGAGAGCCCAACCCCGAAGCCCGCTACCAAACGCACTGGCGTCAGTTCGGCTCGGTCCACTCGGGCGGCGTCGTGCTGTTCACGATGGCCGACGGGTCCGTCCATGGACTGACGAAGGACATCGACCTCGCGACGTACCACAACCTCTCGACGATGAAGGGCGAAGAGCCCGCGTCGCTGCCGTGA
- a CDS encoding PEP-CTERM sorting domain-containing protein — MKQDDSNATARRAAYSIAAGAVVGVTGSAEAAISYSGVQDLAIAQFSSQQLNLDGDAYNDILLKNYVFGGGNYQGAYVNFAPGKVVGFSAGLSYASALSAGDLIDASTTSGGPFQASMAYGGNNPNAEFNTASGAFIGLEFPIGGVSHFGWVRVTVDNAAGSFVINDWAYNSTPGAGLLAGQVPEPTSLGLLAAGAAGVAAMRRRQVA; from the coding sequence ATGAAGCAAGATGATTCCAACGCCACCGCTCGTCGGGCGGCGTATTCCATCGCCGCCGGCGCCGTCGTTGGCGTGACCGGTTCGGCCGAAGCCGCCATTAGTTACTCCGGTGTGCAAGACCTCGCTATTGCGCAGTTTAGCAGCCAGCAGCTCAATCTCGATGGCGACGCTTACAACGACATCCTGCTGAAGAATTACGTCTTCGGCGGCGGCAACTACCAAGGCGCCTACGTCAACTTTGCCCCGGGCAAGGTCGTCGGTTTTAGCGCCGGGCTCAGCTACGCCAGCGCTCTGTCTGCCGGCGACTTGATCGATGCCTCGACGACGAGCGGCGGGCCGTTTCAAGCATCCATGGCATACGGCGGCAACAACCCTAACGCCGAATTCAACACCGCCAGTGGCGCGTTCATCGGTCTGGAGTTTCCCATTGGCGGCGTCAGCCACTTCGGTTGGGTCCGGGTGACCGTGGACAACGCCGCCGGCTCGTTTGTCATCAACGACTGGGCCTACAACTCGACACCCGGCGCCGGGCTGCTCGCGGGCCAAGTCCCCGAGCCGACCTCGCTGGGCCTGCTGGCCGCCGGCGCCGCGGGCGTCGCTGCGATGCGCCGCCGTCAGGTCGCATGA
- a CDS encoding sigma-70 family RNA polymerase sigma factor: protein MSSSAANRSPSSRQWDRYADAEDDGPLIAAVAAGDRDAFATLYDRYAPRVYGMAMRVLGRDADAEAVVSDVFLSLWKDPHGFDPSRGALRTYVLLLARSRSIDRLRAGATRAERTEAAAIESLPEMVKRQHSDRPDTRLVEHENSDQVRTAVGRLEAKQRTPLEMAYFQGLTHAEIAEQLGEPLGTIKTRIRTALQTLRSALRSVGRDHDVL, encoded by the coding sequence ATGTCGTCGAGCGCCGCCAATCGGTCACCAAGTTCCCGTCAGTGGGACCGCTACGCCGACGCCGAAGATGACGGGCCGCTCATCGCTGCGGTAGCTGCGGGTGATCGCGACGCCTTCGCCACGCTCTACGACCGCTACGCTCCACGCGTCTACGGGATGGCAATGCGGGTGCTGGGGAGGGACGCCGACGCCGAAGCCGTCGTGTCAGACGTCTTTCTGTCACTTTGGAAAGACCCGCACGGTTTTGACCCATCCCGCGGCGCCTTACGCACGTATGTCTTGTTGCTGGCGCGGAGCCGATCGATCGACCGGCTGCGGGCCGGCGCCACGCGGGCCGAACGAACGGAGGCGGCGGCTATCGAGTCGCTGCCAGAGATGGTGAAGCGTCAACATTCCGACCGCCCCGACACCCGTCTCGTCGAACACGAGAATTCGGACCAAGTCCGCACCGCCGTCGGACGACTCGAAGCCAAGCAACGTACGCCGCTTGAGATGGCGTACTTCCAAGGCCTCACCCACGCTGAGATTGCCGAGCAGCTCGGCGAACCGCTCGGCACGATCAAGACCCGCATCCGTACGGCCTTGCAAACCCTCCGTTCCGCACTCCGTTCGGTAGGGAGGGACCACGATGTCCTGTGA
- a CDS encoding alkaline phosphatase family protein: protein MIAPERTTTERSPRRVLLVGWDAADWQMIQPLVTRGLMPTIAGMMERGVWGNLATTRPILSPMLWNTIATGKRPIDHGVHGFTEPDPDGQGVRPVHSTSRKCKAIWNILTHYGLRSTVVGWYASHPAEPIAGVMVSNQFEQFRVENGKPTPPSASCVHPHELTDELAEFRVLPGEIDAGAILPFIPTAGELLECEDHRLGKFQHLMAQTATIHATATHLLAKDDWDFAAVYYEGIDRFGHEFMEFHPPKMDEVTDADFAAYQHCMTGIYRFHDMMLQTLLDMVGNDTAVVLISDHGYYNNHLRPDPRPGKAGPVDWHRPFGVFAAQGPGVRQGSRLYGAGILDVTPTLLQLMGVPAGFDMPGRVLAEVLDTTIAEGKPLPRIETWEEVEGECGMHPPEIRIDAAESRAAMEQLVALGYVEAPSEDIEKTIRDTIACNEFNLIQSLVDSMRMGEAIERIDALDPSVRETAPCLTMLATCLLGVGDKSRARDVLERLAADTPDSPRTRMMLGSLEFAEGNAQAAMTHLREVAASDPRLPGLHNKLGQVLLETKHYDEAVAAFEKALEIDGDSPLAFTGRARAKLELGDAQSALEDAMTAAELVHFLPRAHYLVGRALAALGRPDEAAEALELCVKQAPGMSAAHHELAGVYRTLGENAKAREAELRAGRVLA, encoded by the coding sequence GTGATAGCGCCCGAAAGGACCACGACCGAACGATCGCCGCGACGGGTGCTGCTCGTCGGATGGGACGCCGCCGATTGGCAGATGATCCAACCCCTCGTTACGCGGGGACTGATGCCAACCATCGCCGGCATGATGGAGCGCGGCGTGTGGGGCAACCTGGCGACCACCAGGCCGATCCTCTCGCCGATGCTGTGGAACACCATCGCTACCGGCAAGCGGCCGATCGACCACGGAGTCCACGGTTTCACCGAACCTGACCCGGACGGCCAAGGCGTGCGGCCCGTCCACAGCACCAGCCGCAAGTGCAAGGCGATCTGGAACATCCTCACGCACTACGGGCTGCGATCGACGGTTGTTGGTTGGTACGCCTCACACCCGGCCGAACCAATCGCCGGCGTGATGGTGAGCAACCAGTTCGAGCAGTTCCGCGTCGAGAACGGCAAGCCGACACCGCCGTCGGCCTCGTGTGTGCATCCACACGAGCTGACGGACGAACTAGCCGAGTTCCGCGTCCTCCCCGGCGAGATCGACGCCGGCGCCATCCTGCCGTTCATCCCCACCGCGGGTGAATTGCTAGAGTGCGAGGACCATCGGCTGGGCAAGTTTCAACACTTGATGGCGCAGACCGCGACGATCCACGCGACGGCGACGCACCTCTTGGCGAAGGACGACTGGGACTTCGCCGCGGTCTACTACGAGGGGATCGATCGTTTCGGCCACGAGTTTATGGAGTTCCATCCGCCAAAGATGGACGAAGTCACCGACGCCGACTTCGCGGCCTACCAGCACTGCATGACGGGGATTTATCGCTTCCACGACATGATGCTGCAAACGTTGCTCGACATGGTGGGCAACGACACGGCGGTCGTGCTGATCAGCGATCATGGCTACTACAACAACCATCTACGTCCCGACCCGCGCCCCGGAAAAGCTGGGCCGGTCGATTGGCACCGTCCGTTCGGCGTCTTCGCGGCGCAGGGGCCGGGCGTGCGGCAGGGCTCGCGACTCTACGGCGCCGGTATTCTCGACGTGACGCCGACGCTGCTGCAATTGATGGGCGTCCCCGCAGGCTTCGATATGCCGGGCCGTGTCCTCGCCGAGGTGCTCGACACGACGATCGCAGAGGGCAAGCCGCTGCCGCGCATCGAGACTTGGGAAGAAGTCGAGGGTGAATGTGGCATGCACCCGCCCGAGATTCGGATCGACGCGGCCGAATCGCGGGCGGCGATGGAACAGCTGGTGGCGCTTGGCTATGTCGAAGCGCCGTCGGAGGACATCGAGAAGACGATCCGCGACACGATCGCCTGCAACGAGTTCAACCTGATCCAGTCGCTGGTGGACAGCATGCGGATGGGCGAGGCGATCGAGCGGATCGATGCGCTCGACCCGTCGGTGCGAGAGACGGCGCCGTGCCTGACGATGCTGGCGACATGCCTGTTGGGTGTCGGCGATAAGTCCCGCGCAAGAGACGTCCTCGAACGATTGGCGGCTGACACGCCCGACTCACCGCGGACGCGGATGATGCTTGGCTCGCTGGAGTTTGCCGAAGGGAACGCCCAAGCGGCGATGACCCACCTCCGTGAGGTGGCCGCTTCCGATCCCCGGCTGCCGGGGCTGCACAACAAGTTGGGCCAAGTCCTGCTGGAGACCAAGCATTACGACGAGGCGGTCGCCGCGTTCGAGAAGGCGCTCGAGATCGACGGCGACAGCCCGCTCGCCTTCACCGGCAGGGCGCGCGCCAAGCTCGAGTTGGGCGACGCTCAGTCCGCGCTCGAGGACGCCATGACCGCCGCCGAGCTCGTCCACTTCCTGCCGCGGGCGCACTACCTCGTGGGCCGGGCGTTGGCCGCGCTAGGACGCCCTGACGAAGCGGCCGAGGCGCTGGAGCTTTGCGTCAAGCAAGCGCCGGGCATGTCGGCGGCCCACCACGAATTAGCGGGCGTCTACCGCACGCTCGGCGAAAACGCGAAGGCCCGCGAGGCGGAGTTGCGTGCCGGTCGGGTGTTGGCGTAG
- a CDS encoding zf-HC2 domain-containing protein has protein sequence MSCDSIRPLLPDYAAGAATEEERALVERHLTSGCEACLIELVELQDAAALLLDAEPLPAPPAHLKTQLLDAIATSATLTSTPKRSAWTIAAWSVAASLAVVAAGVTWLRSPEAADAVKQSIAEAWQERVAKSEREFGVRGARLVSLPITSFRKSVVTHLLYDSVSQQLHVWATHNPLASRSEPNWVWLIDEEGAVIARGELRHASAGRIFAILDVNGLEAEAAKVLLTIESDELEAAPSEEVVEQGVLEIR, from the coding sequence ATGTCCTGTGACAGCATCCGACCGCTCCTGCCCGATTACGCCGCCGGCGCGGCGACTGAGGAGGAACGCGCGCTAGTTGAACGGCACCTGACAAGCGGCTGCGAGGCTTGCCTCATCGAACTCGTCGAACTGCAAGACGCGGCGGCGCTGTTGCTAGACGCCGAACCATTGCCGGCGCCACCCGCGCATCTTAAGACGCAATTGCTCGACGCCATCGCAACATCGGCCACGCTTACATCAACGCCGAAGCGGTCCGCCTGGACAATCGCCGCGTGGTCGGTAGCGGCTTCGCTTGCCGTTGTTGCGGCGGGCGTCACGTGGCTGCGGTCGCCAGAAGCCGCCGACGCGGTGAAACAATCCATCGCCGAGGCATGGCAGGAACGTGTCGCGAAGAGCGAACGAGAATTTGGCGTTCGCGGCGCTCGGCTCGTGTCGTTGCCGATCACGAGCTTTAGAAAGTCGGTCGTCACCCACTTGCTATATGACTCGGTGTCGCAGCAGTTGCATGTTTGGGCGACTCACAACCCACTCGCCAGCCGCTCTGAGCCGAACTGGGTTTGGCTCATTGATGAAGAGGGCGCTGTGATCGCTCGCGGAGAGTTAAGGCATGCTTCGGCTGGTAGGATCTTCGCGATCTTGGATGTCAACGGCTTAGAGGCAGAAGCCGCCAAAGTCTTGCTGACCATCGAGTCCGATGAGCTAGAGGCGGCGCCGAGCGAAGAGGTGGTTGAGCAGGGCGTGTTGGAAATCCGCTGA
- a CDS encoding PEP-CTERM sorting domain-containing protein produces MSPVNNAEAAKQRRVAYSLAAGATMSLVGAEADAQIVWSTVQNIAIDAGGALTLELNGDDPYYSDSDLILKNYVFDNGPYQGMTVRYAPGRVVGFRAGSGNYAYATALTAGAVIDATTTGAGDVFFGSMAYGELNPNAQFNEAPSAFLGVGFPILNQIHYGWVRVTVDNAAGVFVVRDWAYNATAGAPIAAGQVAGDFNGDGVVDAADYTVWRDTEGSNTDLRADADADGVIGAGDYAAWAEDYGFSAYEFDAAPAASTIPEPATLGLLACGAAGLGVLRRHRSAGVTPSESNAP; encoded by the coding sequence ATGAGCCCTGTTAACAACGCAGAAGCGGCGAAGCAGCGTCGTGTCGCCTATTCGCTCGCCGCCGGCGCGACAATGTCACTGGTGGGCGCCGAAGCGGACGCGCAGATCGTCTGGTCAACGGTTCAGAATATCGCCATTGACGCCGGTGGCGCCCTGACGCTGGAGCTCAACGGCGACGATCCCTATTACTCCGATAGTGATCTGATCCTTAAGAACTATGTGTTTGACAACGGCCCCTACCAGGGAATGACGGTCCGTTACGCGCCGGGTCGAGTTGTCGGCTTTCGCGCCGGCTCCGGCAACTACGCTTACGCCACGGCCCTGACGGCTGGAGCGGTTATTGACGCGACGACGACCGGCGCAGGGGATGTCTTCTTCGGCTCGATGGCCTATGGCGAACTGAATCCAAACGCCCAGTTCAACGAGGCGCCCTCCGCTTTTCTGGGCGTAGGCTTCCCGATCCTCAACCAAATCCATTACGGCTGGGTGCGCGTCACCGTTGATAACGCAGCGGGCGTCTTCGTCGTCCGTGACTGGGCCTATAACGCTACGGCCGGCGCGCCGATCGCCGCCGGTCAGGTCGCGGGCGACTTCAACGGCGACGGCGTCGTGGATGCGGCCGACTACACCGTATGGCGTGACACGGAAGGGAGCAACACCGACCTTCGCGCCGACGCCGACGCCGACGGCGTCATCGGCGCCGGCGACTACGCCGCGTGGGCAGAGGACTATGGCTTCTCGGCGTATGAGTTCGACGCCGCCCCCGCCGCCTCAACGATTCCCGAACCGGCAACGCTCGGCCTGTTGGCCTGTGGCGCCGCCGGGTTAGGCGTGCTGCGTCGTCATCGGTCCGCCGGCGTGACCCCGAGTGAGTCCAACGCGCCGTGA
- a CDS encoding matrixin family metalloprotease: MCNQDYLPLVALIAAAMLAAPAKGYNNNDRWTFTSAGGVAGPIGTPVALTWGIADDGTLVQNVTPGVNRSSNLIAKLDSWYGAGPGGSDLTQRPWFGYVESSFDRWAEVSGITFTYEPYDDGANHNVAAGVAGVRADVRLAGARYDGTIGVNIGTAGYTIAPDLGDIFLDTDDAAYFSNANGNAFSLRHTLMHELGHSLGLGHLTSSNSVALLEPFTQTGFDGPQHDDIRGVHFLYGDALEKNGGNDTIATATPLGVIDGGSVVSVGTDGGATLVTADMSDFISINRSADVDVFSFSVEGASQVNITMTPLGFSYAHQAFGLGSTTIQSDRIGDLGIEVQQLGPSLVSSSLGISNGGGLGAAETLDFTTTEAGSFTLHVTGITNATQFYRLDLAVTSLALPGDYTGDGLVDAADYTRWRDTLGSTTELAADGDGNGEIDDADYDVWASAYGSIFHGAGTSASGAVAEPGALVGATLGLLLAKFRRPNR; this comes from the coding sequence ATGTGTAATCAAGATTACTTGCCGCTAGTAGCGTTGATAGCCGCCGCCATGCTGGCCGCGCCCGCTAAAGGATACAACAACAACGACCGCTGGACGTTCACGTCGGCGGGTGGCGTGGCCGGTCCGATCGGGACGCCGGTCGCGTTGACCTGGGGGATCGCCGACGACGGGACGCTGGTCCAGAACGTCACGCCGGGCGTCAATCGCAGCAGCAATCTGATCGCGAAGCTCGACTCGTGGTACGGGGCGGGCCCGGGCGGGTCGGACCTGACGCAAAGGCCATGGTTTGGGTACGTCGAAAGCTCGTTTGATCGCTGGGCGGAGGTCTCGGGCATCACGTTCACTTACGAACCCTACGACGACGGCGCAAACCACAATGTCGCGGCCGGGGTCGCGGGGGTGCGCGCCGACGTGCGGCTGGCGGGCGCCCGCTACGATGGGACAATTGGCGTGAATATCGGCACGGCTGGTTACACGATCGCTCCCGATTTGGGCGATATCTTCCTCGACACCGACGATGCCGCCTACTTCAGCAACGCCAATGGCAACGCCTTCTCGTTGCGGCATACGCTGATGCACGAGCTTGGGCATTCGCTTGGCCTCGGGCATCTTACCAGTAGCAATTCCGTGGCGCTCCTGGAGCCCTTCACACAGACGGGATTTGACGGTCCCCAGCACGACGACATCCGAGGGGTCCATTTTCTGTATGGCGACGCTCTGGAGAAGAATGGCGGCAACGACACGATCGCCACCGCGACGCCCCTTGGCGTGATCGACGGCGGCTCGGTCGTATCCGTCGGGACCGACGGCGGCGCCACGCTGGTCACGGCGGACATGTCGGACTTCATTAGCATTAATCGCTCGGCCGACGTGGACGTTTTCTCGTTCAGTGTGGAAGGGGCGTCGCAAGTGAACATCACGATGACTCCGCTGGGGTTCAGCTACGCGCATCAGGCCTTTGGACTGGGTTCGACGACGATCCAGTCGGACCGCATTGGCGATCTTGGGATTGAAGTGCAGCAATTAGGCCCGTCGCTGGTGAGTTCGTCATTAGGCATCTCCAACGGCGGCGGCCTCGGCGCCGCTGAGACGTTGGACTTCACCACGACGGAGGCGGGTAGCTTTACCCTCCACGTCACTGGGATAACGAACGCGACACAGTTCTACCGGCTCGACCTAGCGGTCACGTCACTAGCCCTTCCGGGCGACTACACCGGCGACGGCCTCGTCGATGCGGCCGATTACACCCGCTGGCGGGACACGCTAGGAAGCACTACAGAGTTGGCGGCCGATGGCGACGGCAACGGCGAGATCGATGACGCGGACTACGACGTTTGGGCGTCGGCCTACGGGTCGATTTTCCACGGGGCAGGGACCTCGGCGTCCGGCGCGGTTGCCGAGCCGGGCGCCCTCGTGGGAGCGACGCTGGGCCTCCTTCTTGCCAAATTCCGGCGCCCAAACCGTTGA
- a CDS encoding DUF4394 domain-containing protein: MSPRLMLVACGLMLAPAAAHAESIYGVTEEQFLVSWDSAMPGNLMSGMPITGLQSNETILGIDFRPATGELFAVGSSSRLYTLSTSTGAATMVGSGPFSPPINGSSFGFDFNPTIDRIRFVSDVNKNYVLNPNDGMATEVTDVFFPMGDANAGTDPNVVHSAYTNSFNNATTTQLYGVDAGLDLLVTQANSAGTLGTVGVLGTDVTSTGGFDISGATGVGYMAIEDSTTSRTTFWTVDLMTGLGTPVGEVGGGAIITAIAVAPIPEPTSATLLVASVLGTGFLRRARK; the protein is encoded by the coding sequence ATGTCTCCACGCCTAATGCTAGTCGCTTGCGGGCTGATGCTCGCGCCCGCCGCCGCCCACGCCGAATCGATCTACGGCGTCACCGAGGAGCAATTCCTCGTCAGTTGGGATTCAGCGATGCCAGGAAACCTGATGTCGGGAATGCCGATCACCGGCTTGCAATCTAACGAGACGATTCTTGGCATCGATTTCCGTCCCGCGACGGGCGAGCTCTTTGCCGTCGGCAGTTCAAGCCGACTCTACACGCTGAGCACCTCGACCGGCGCCGCGACGATGGTGGGCTCCGGGCCGTTCTCGCCGCCGATCAACGGGTCGAGCTTCGGCTTCGACTTCAACCCGACGATCGATCGCATCCGCTTTGTATCCGACGTCAACAAGAATTACGTCCTCAATCCGAATGACGGTATGGCGACCGAAGTCACCGACGTCTTCTTCCCGATGGGGGACGCCAACGCCGGAACCGACCCCAACGTCGTCCACTCGGCCTACACGAACAGTTTCAATAACGCGACGACAACGCAGCTCTACGGCGTTGATGCGGGTCTCGACCTCTTGGTGACACAAGCAAACTCGGCCGGAACTCTTGGGACCGTCGGCGTCCTGGGCACCGATGTCACCAGCACCGGAGGCTTCGACATTTCTGGCGCCACCGGCGTCGGCTACATGGCGATCGAAGACTCGACCACCTCGCGAACCACTTTCTGGACCGTCGATCTGATGACCGGACTCGGTACGCCCGTAGGTGAAGTGGGCGGTGGGGCCATCATCACCGCAATCGCCGTCGCGCCGATTCCCGAGCCAACCAGCGCAACCCTCCTCGTAGCGAGCGTCCTCGGAACAGGTTTCCTTCGTCGCGCCCGCAAGTAG
- a CDS encoding DUF4864 domain-containing protein, whose product MAPLRSLLFVAGCVALLACAGCSELRTSSGLGTGSVASTPADFELAPAGVVSEQMAALAEWRNDATASGRVFSFASPGNRVITGPLERFEKLVDSSPYVALTDNQGYAVGRAVKKGDAATVLVTLIDRSGTLVAYRFYLSRQEDESQHRWMTDAVYRFTPSEAGADQTVSPTI is encoded by the coding sequence ATGGCCCCCCTCCGCTCGCTGTTATTCGTCGCGGGCTGCGTCGCGCTGCTCGCCTGCGCGGGGTGCAGTGAATTGAGAACCTCGAGCGGACTGGGGACGGGCTCGGTGGCATCCACTCCGGCTGATTTCGAGTTAGCCCCAGCTGGCGTCGTGAGTGAGCAGATGGCCGCCCTCGCCGAATGGCGCAACGACGCCACCGCCAGCGGACGGGTGTTTAGCTTCGCCTCGCCGGGCAACCGAGTGATCACGGGGCCGCTCGAGCGATTCGAGAAGCTCGTCGATTCCAGCCCTTACGTGGCGCTCACTGACAACCAAGGCTACGCCGTTGGCCGCGCCGTTAAGAAGGGCGACGCCGCCACCGTCCTAGTAACGCTGATCGATCGTTCCGGGACGCTGGTGGCTTACCGCTTCTACTTGAGCCGCCAAGAAGATGAATCCCAGCATCGCTGGATGACCGACGCGGTCTATCGATTCACGCCGAGCGAAGCCGGCGCCGATCAGACGGTTAGTCCGACGATCTGA
- a CDS encoding sulfotransferase family protein, translated as MQMIAAGGVEPLTDGERAADIDNPRGYFELDAVKRLKADSSCIRDGRGKVVKVISHLLGELPSGETYRIVFVDRDLDEILTSQAKMIARLGKPAPPQDIVRRAFVTHLDAFERLTARRQDYSVLRVAYTDMVAEPQTAAERIAGFLAEGGITGLDLAAMAGTVDPNLYRNRAKD; from the coding sequence ATGCAGATGATCGCGGCAGGTGGTGTCGAGCCGCTGACCGATGGCGAGCGTGCCGCCGACATCGACAATCCGCGGGGCTATTTCGAACTCGATGCGGTGAAACGGCTCAAGGCAGACTCGTCCTGCATCCGTGATGGCCGAGGCAAGGTCGTGAAGGTGATCTCGCACTTGCTGGGCGAACTCCCAAGCGGCGAGACGTACCGAATCGTCTTTGTTGACCGCGACCTTGATGAGATTCTGACGTCGCAGGCGAAGATGATTGCCCGACTCGGCAAACCGGCGCCGCCACAGGACATCGTTCGCCGGGCTTTTGTCACGCACCTCGACGCGTTCGAGCGGCTCACGGCGCGCCGACAGGATTATTCCGTACTCCGCGTGGCGTACACCGACATGGTCGCCGAGCCCCAAACCGCCGCGGAGCGGATCGCGGGCTTCCTTGCCGAAGGCGGAATTACGGGGCTGGATCTCGCCGCGATGGCGGGGACGGTTGATCCAAATCTGTATCGCAATCGCGCGAAAGATTGA